In the genome of Pirellulales bacterium, the window AATACCGACACCAGGCCGCGCGGCGATAGTCGTCGATCGGCCGTTGCTCGAAGACGCGCACCACCGGGTCGCCGCCATGCGCCGGCTGATTGTGATTGAGCGGAGACGCGCCGGGCGGAACGGAAATAGCGACTAGCGCGATTGCAACGGCCGTGAACATGGTTTGGCTCCTGCTGGGGTTTCGCAAGCATAGGTCACGGCAGGACGGGCCGTAGCCGCTATTTCGCGGCGCCTATCCCACCCCCAACGCGCGCCAAGCCGTCGTGACAGGCGCCACCAGTTCGAGCGGTCGGCGCGTCATGGGATGATTGAGACACAGGCTCCGCGCGTGCAGCGCGATCGACCGCAACCGCTCGTCGGCGTGTTGCTCGCCAAACGGGATCGCGCCGCCGTAGTAGGCATCTCCCAACAGCGGCCAACCGCGCGACGCCGCCTGAATGCGGATCTGATGGGTGCGGCCCGTTTCCAGTTCAATCTCCAGCCATGCGCCCTGCGGCGTTTGCCCCAGCGTGCGGTAGCGCAGCACCGCCAGCTTCGCCTCTGGGTCGTCGGCCGCGACTACTTGCGCCTTGGGCTCGCCCGGTATCTTGCGCAGGTAGTCGCGCCACATTCCCTCGCCGGGCGTCACCATTCCTTCGACCAGCGCCCAATAGGTCTTACGCACGTCGCGGCGCTCGAACTGTTTGGAGATGCGCCGCGCGCCGCGCGAGTGTTTGGCAAAGATCATGGCGCCCGATGCCGGCCGATCGAGACGGTGCGGCACGCCAAGGTAGATACTTCCCTCGCGCGGATTGCCGGCGCGCAGGTAGTGCTTGATCCGCGCTTCCAGACTATCGATGCCCGGCGGCGCCTGCGTGAGCAGTCCGGCCGGCTTGACCACCGCCAGTATCGCGTCGTCCTCAGCCAGAATGTCGAAGCCTGGATTCACGCGCGGCGCTCGGTGAGTGGTCTATAAAAACAGCCCACCGCGTGGCGATGGGCTGTTGATGGCAGCAAGCTCTGAACGATCTGCGAGACTACACCTTGCCGGCGGCGGGCACCACGAACGGCGCGCGATACTCGCGAGTGAGCAGCTTGTCGGCCTGCGGATGATCGACAAACGTCTCGGTCGCGGGGTTGAACGCCAGGTCGGCGCCAAACTGCAGTTTGGTGTCGGCCAGATCGACGCCATTCTCCTTGAGGTGCGCGGCGACGCGGGCAAAGGTCTCCTGGTTCTCCTCGTCGTTGCCGAGCCGCGATTTCACTTCTTCCTGTCCCAGCTTTTCGCCCAGCAGGTAGCTGATGTTCGAGAGGTGACACAACGCGCTGGACTGGTGTCCCTGCTCGATGTCGGCGCTCAGATCTTCCACCTTGCGACTGCGCACGCACTGAATGAAGTTGCCAAAATGATCGCCGCCCCCTTCGAACTTCTCGATCATCTTGCCGTCGCGATCGAAGGCCGCGCCGCTGGAGTAGCCGGTCATCACCAGATAGCCGTCGCTGCCGTAGAAGATGTTGCCGACATCGGCGCCCTTGAGCGGCTCGGTCTTCAGGCCACGCACCTCGAACACCAGCTTTCTGTCGCCGTAGTCGAGAATGCTCACCTGCGTGTTGGCGGTGTCGCCAGCGTCTTCGTACCCCAGGCGACCGCCGTAGCTCACCACCCGCTTGGCCAGGCCGTCGAGTCCCAGTCCCCAGCGGCCGACATCCATCTGGTGGATGCCTTGGTTGCCCAGATCGCCGTTGCCGGTGCTATAGACCCAATGCCAATCGTAGTGCAGGTTGCGGCGGGTCAATGGGTCCATCGGCGCCGGGCCGCACCACAGGCTGTAGTCGACGCTGGCCGGCGGCTTGTGCTCTTGCCGCGGACCGATCGAGCCGCGGCGCTTGTAGCACAGTCCTCGCGCCAGTTTCACGTCGCCCAGTTTGCCCGCGTGCAAAAAGGCCATCGCCTTCTTGGTCCCTTCGGTGGAGCGGATCTGAGTGCCAGTCTGGCAAATCTTGTTGTACTTGCGGGCGGCCTCAACCATGCGGCGCCCTTCGCTCACGTTGTGGCTGACCGGCTTCTCGACGTACACATCCTTGCCCGCCTGCATCGCCCAGATCGAGCACAAGGCGTGCCAGTGATTGGGTGTGGCGGTGGAGACGATGTCGACGGCCTTATCTTCAAACGCCTCGCGCATGTCGCGAACATACTTGGGGGCGCGTCCTTGGCGGCGCTCGGCGTCTTTGCAGAGGCTATTGCCCACCTTCTCGTCGGCGTCACAGATATAAAGAATCTCGGTGTCGGGGCGGGTGGCGAAGTT includes:
- a CDS encoding RluA family pseudouridine synthase, with protein sequence MNPGFDILAEDDAILAVVKPAGLLTQAPPGIDSLEARIKHYLRAGNPREGSIYLGVPHRLDRPASGAMIFAKHSRGARRISKQFERRDVRKTYWALVEGMVTPGEGMWRDYLRKIPGEPKAQVVAADDPEAKLAVLRYRTLGQTPQGAWLEIELETGRTHQIRIQAASRGWPLLGDAYYGGAIPFGEQHADERLRSIALHARSLCLNHPMTRRPLELVAPVTTAWRALGVG
- a CDS encoding Gfo/Idh/MocA family oxidoreductase, whose amino-acid sequence is MTKHFSRRQFLEDSMWAATSALALAAVPAARSFADDASKSPSEKLGVAIVGVRGRGREHIENFATRPDTEILYICDADEKVGNSLCKDAERRQGRAPKYVRDMREAFEDKAVDIVSTATPNHWHALCSIWAMQAGKDVYVEKPVSHNVSEGRRMVEAARKYNKICQTGTQIRSTEGTKKAMAFLHAGKLGDVKLARGLCYKRRGSIGPRQEHKPPASVDYSLWCGPAPMDPLTRRNLHYDWHWVYSTGNGDLGNQGIHQMDVGRWGLGLDGLAKRVVSYGGRLGYEDAGDTANTQVSILDYGDRKLVFEVRGLKTEPLKGADVGNIFYGSDGYLVMTGYSSGAAFDRDGKMIEKFEGGGDHFGNFIQCVRSRKVEDLSADIEQGHQSSALCHLSNISYLLGEKLGQEEVKSRLGNDEENQETFARVAAHLKENGVDLADTKLQFGADLAFNPATETFVDHPQADKLLTREYRAPFVVPAAGKV